In a genomic window of Myxococcales bacterium:
- a CDS encoding PAS domain-containing protein, which yields MALGSGHAPGLDLRGPRADPRLPGDVEIETAIWTERIHPDDRARVAATMTDAIARGAPCQMEYRLVRPTGELSWVQTKGRAVPGAGGRTFQMFGTLADLSEQRLVDARLRLADRLIAAGTLAAGVAHEINNPLTYVLGNVDLIRMRLGDTASLTPAMLESLAQVREGLGRIRDVVADLRAFARPEQEQLVRVDVRTVADAAIRLVSSVVRHQAAVTTDYDADTPTVLVNESRLGQVLINLIVNASHAMPARPTSANSIVVRTRRRPSG from the coding sequence GTGGCGCTGGGATCCGGACACGCGCCGGGTCTGGATCTCCGAGGGCCTCGGGCAGATCCTCGGCTGCCCGGCGACGTCGAGATCGAGACCGCGATCTGGACCGAGCGGATCCACCCAGACGATCGCGCCCGGGTCGCGGCGACGATGACCGACGCGATCGCGCGCGGCGCGCCGTGCCAGATGGAGTACCGGCTGGTGCGTCCGACCGGCGAGCTCAGCTGGGTCCAGACCAAGGGGCGCGCGGTGCCGGGCGCCGGCGGCCGCACCTTCCAGATGTTCGGCACCCTGGCCGATCTGAGCGAGCAGCGGCTCGTCGACGCCCGCCTGCGCTTGGCCGATCGCCTGATCGCGGCCGGCACGCTCGCGGCCGGCGTCGCCCACGAGATCAACAACCCGCTCACCTACGTGCTCGGCAACGTCGACCTGATCCGCATGCGCCTGGGTGACACCGCCAGCCTCACGCCGGCCATGCTCGAGTCGCTGGCGCAGGTGCGCGAGGGCCTGGGCCGGATCCGCGACGTCGTCGCCGACCTGCGCGCGTTCGCGCGGCCCGAGCAGGAGCAGCTGGTGCGCGTCGACGTGCGCACGGTGGCCGACGCGGCGATCCGGCTGGTGTCGTCGGTCGTCCGCCACCAGGCCGCGGTGACCACCGACTACGACGCCGACACGCCGACCGTGCTGGTCAACGAGTCGCGCCTGGGCCAGGTGCTGATCAACCTGATCGTCAACGCCAGCCACGCGATGCCTGCGCGCCCGACCTCCGCCAACTCGATCGTGGTCCGGACCCGGCGACGGCCCAGCGGCTAG
- a CDS encoding CBS domain-containing protein: MTPAPVTANPDDELGVVARHIVDHRIGAVPIVDADGVPVGIVSFVDVLRRLAEEAELDARAVAMIE, from the coding sequence GTGACCCCAGCGCCGGTCACGGCGAACCCCGACGACGAGCTCGGGGTGGTCGCCCGCCACATCGTCGACCACCGCATCGGCGCGGTGCCGATCGTCGACGCCGACGGGGTCCCGGTCGGAATCGTGAGTTTCGTCGACGTCCTGCGGCGCCTGGCCGAGGAGGCCGAGCTCGACGCCCGCGCGGTCGCGATGATCGAGTGA
- a CDS encoding CBS domain-containing protein — MTTSYLHISISVGRQADGSRPATAVNPRRPRRATGPGRALGRLAPPRGERDSGVAAMTRIAHIMTPQPATILTTATAGAAAALMVARGLRHLPLVDQTGRLVGIVSDRDLRGPMIGNDAGAPAPALDAPVATIA; from the coding sequence ATGACAACATCATATTTACATATCTCCATATCAGTCGGTCGTCAAGCCGACGGATCCCGCCCCGCCACCGCCGTCAACCCCCGCCGGCCGCGGCGCGCGACCGGGCCGGGCCGGGCCCTCGGACGGCTTGCGCCGCCGCGCGGCGAGCGCGACAGTGGGGTCGCCGCCATGACCCGCATCGCCCACATCATGACCCCGCAGCCCGCGACCATCCTGACCACGGCGACCGCCGGCGCCGCCGCCGCGCTGATGGTGGCCCGCGGCCTCCGGCACCTGCCGTTGGTCGACCAGACCGGCCGCCTGGTCGGGATCGTCAGCGATCGCGATCTGCGCGGCCCGATGATCGGCAACGACGCCGGCGCGCCGGCCCCGGCGCTCGACGCGCCGGTCGCCACGATCGCGTGA
- a CDS encoding metalloregulator ArsR/SmtB family transcription factor, with translation MLSSVEAADLRPYSRAFRALGDETRLRIVALLSHGELCVCHVEQALGLSQPTVSRSMGILRAAGLVDGRRDGSWVYRLVPQAVPALQAVIDGLAEVFATPRVLQRPRAPEEGVRPRRLPLTAPRSDPPWPPPTLGSRTSCRSSTAT, from the coding sequence ATGTTGTCATCGGTCGAGGCCGCGGATCTGCGCCCGTACTCGCGCGCCTTCCGGGCGCTGGGCGACGAGACCCGGCTCCGGATCGTCGCGCTGCTCAGCCACGGCGAGCTGTGCGTCTGCCACGTCGAGCAGGCGCTCGGGCTCTCCCAGCCGACCGTGTCGCGCAGCATGGGCATCCTGCGCGCGGCCGGGCTGGTCGACGGTCGCCGCGACGGCAGCTGGGTCTACCGGCTGGTGCCCCAGGCCGTGCCGGCGCTGCAGGCCGTGATCGACGGGCTCGCCGAGGTGTTCGCCACGCCCCGGGTGCTGCAACGACCTCGTGCGCCTGAAGAAGGCGTGCGGCCCCGACGCCTGCCGCTGACCGCGCCGCGATCGGATCCACCATGGCCGCCGCCGACGTTGGGCTCGCGCACAAGCTGTCGTTCCTCGACCGCTACCTGA